Proteins encoded in a region of the Streptococcus sanguinis genome:
- the efeB gene encoding iron uptake transporter deferrochelatase/peroxidase subunit, with translation MTNDEKWFNKKMDRREFLKKAGIGGAGLALGVSGASAFFANQAKEDKKFADGEEEISFYGEHQAGITTPMQKNIYFVVLDLHTTDKETIIRLFKDWTAYSEKLVDGELVKKDNSNALLPPTDTGETVGLNPYRLTLTFGVSASFLKKMGLSDKRPKAFRDLPPFPKEQLKEKYTGGDIVIQACADDDQVAFHAVRNLVRKGRNAITMKWSQSGFAAIGDRMSTPRNLFGFKDGTANVTKEKDFDKVIWCDSKDWMQGGSYMAVRRIQMFLETWDRTNLQEQENTFGRYKESGAPFGKKDEFDEVDLKLLPEDSHVRLAKEVDKPIYRRSYSYSDGIDETTGQFDTGLLFLSFQKDPDSFVKVLTNLGAQDKMNEYVTHIGSGLFACFGGVKKGEYLGQKLFE, from the coding sequence ATGACAAACGACGAAAAATGGTTTAATAAAAAGATGGATCGTCGTGAATTTCTTAAAAAAGCAGGGATTGGAGGCGCTGGTCTTGCACTGGGTGTCTCTGGTGCATCTGCTTTTTTCGCTAATCAGGCGAAGGAAGATAAGAAATTCGCTGACGGTGAGGAAGAAATTAGCTTCTATGGGGAGCATCAGGCGGGTATCACAACTCCGATGCAGAAGAATATCTACTTTGTTGTGTTGGATTTGCATACGACAGATAAGGAGACCATTATCCGGCTCTTCAAGGACTGGACGGCCTATAGCGAGAAGCTGGTAGATGGAGAATTGGTCAAAAAAGATAATTCCAATGCTCTTTTGCCGCCAACGGATACTGGAGAAACTGTTGGTCTCAACCCTTATCGACTGACCTTGACCTTTGGTGTCTCAGCCTCTTTTCTGAAAAAAATGGGCTTGTCAGACAAACGACCTAAGGCTTTTCGAGATTTGCCGCCTTTTCCAAAGGAGCAGCTTAAAGAAAAATATACGGGTGGTGATATTGTCATCCAGGCCTGCGCGGATGATGATCAGGTGGCCTTTCATGCGGTCCGCAATCTGGTCCGCAAGGGGAGAAATGCTATCACTATGAAGTGGAGTCAGTCAGGTTTTGCTGCTATCGGAGACCGGATGTCAACGCCTCGTAATCTCTTTGGATTTAAGGACGGCACAGCCAATGTGACCAAGGAAAAAGATTTTGACAAGGTCATTTGGTGCGACAGCAAGGACTGGATGCAGGGTGGCTCTTACATGGCTGTCCGCCGGATCCAGATGTTCCTTGAAACCTGGGACCGGACCAATCTGCAGGAGCAGGAAAACACTTTCGGTCGCTATAAGGAGAGTGGAGCGCCTTTTGGCAAGAAAGACGAGTTTGACGAGGTTGACTTGAAATTGCTGCCAGAGGATTCACATGTCCGTCTGGCCAAGGAGGTTGATAAGCCTATATACCGTCGGTCTTACTCATACTCGGACGGGATTGATGAAACTACTGGTCAGTTCGATACAGGCCTGCTCTTTCTTTCCTTCCAGAAAGATCCAGATAGCTTTGTCAAAGTTCTAACTAATCTAGGCGCTCAAGATAAGATGAATGAATACGTCACACATATTGGCAGTGGCTTGTTTGCTTGCTTTGGCGGAGTAAAAAAAGGAGAATACCTTGGTCAAAAATTATTTGAATAA
- the efeO gene encoding iron uptake system protein EfeO, whose product MKKLGIVLFSTAILLTGCAANNSSNKTGSSSQVSSSQTAVNQKELDKATEDYKSFVQGQIDQLLTDTEKFRDTLKEGKLDEAKKQYPLIRMAYERSEPIAESFGESDVKIDFRLVDYVDENKTEEGWSGFHRIEKIMWEQNTTKGTESYADQLVNDIKELKAKIATVEVTPDMMLTGAVDLLNEVATSKITGEEEVFSHTDLYDFRANIEGAEKIFELFKPLIQDKDEKLVKTLELEFKNVNGLLDKHMTDSENYKLYTELTKEDTKELAEAVTKLGEPLSQMGVILNGE is encoded by the coding sequence ATGAAAAAACTTGGCATCGTCCTATTTTCAACGGCAATTTTACTGACTGGCTGTGCAGCCAACAACTCTTCAAACAAGACTGGCTCAAGCAGTCAAGTATCCAGCAGCCAAACAGCTGTCAATCAGAAAGAATTGGACAAGGCGACAGAGGATTACAAATCTTTTGTCCAAGGACAAATCGATCAGCTCCTGACAGATACGGAGAAATTTCGTGATACCCTTAAAGAAGGCAAGCTTGATGAGGCTAAAAAGCAATATCCGCTTATCCGTATGGCCTACGAGCGCTCGGAGCCGATTGCTGAGAGCTTTGGTGAATCAGACGTTAAAATTGACTTCCGCTTGGTCGACTATGTTGACGAAAACAAGACCGAAGAAGGCTGGTCTGGTTTCCACCGCATCGAAAAAATCATGTGGGAACAAAATACGACCAAAGGAACTGAAAGCTATGCTGATCAGCTGGTCAACGATATCAAGGAGCTAAAAGCTAAAATCGCAACAGTTGAAGTGACTCCGGATATGATGTTGACGGGCGCTGTTGACTTACTCAATGAAGTAGCGACCAGCAAGATTACAGGTGAGGAAGAAGTTTTCTCTCATACAGATCTCTATGATTTCCGTGCAAATATTGAAGGAGCAGAAAAGATTTTTGAGCTCTTCAAGCCATTGATTCAGGACAAGGACGAGAAACTTGTCAAGACCTTGGAACTTGAGTTTAAAAACGTCAACGGTCTTTTAGACAAGCACATGACTGACTCGGAAAACTACAAGCTCTATACAGAATTGACAAAAGAAGATACCAAGGAGCTGGCAGAAGCAGTTACCAAACTGGGTGAGCCTCTTTCACAAATGGGAGTCATTCTAAACGGGGAGTAA